Sequence from the Coffea eugenioides isolate CCC68of unplaced genomic scaffold, Ceug_1.0 ScVebR1_1185;HRSCAF=1999, whole genome shotgun sequence genome:
CCTTGGGCTCTATGTTGGCAAGCTCCTTGACAGTCAGATCATTGATATCATAACAAAAGATTTTACGATGCATTGATAGCACAAGCATTACATTCCCTCTGTTCTTGTCCACAACACAATGCAGTATGTGGAAACCAAACTCGTTAGGATCAAGCTCTTCATCAACATCCAATGGGTAAAAAATACTCAACAGAGTAAGATCAATCCGATGCTTCACATCCCACTTAGAATAGTCCATCTTCAGAGAAAAGACATTAAACACCGTCTTCCGGGGCATACTAACACTAATGAGATATAATTCCCCTCCTGAATCTCCAAAATAGCAAACTTCCGAAGAATCATCATACAATGCTGGAAGATTAGGCACTGTTGACCTCACGCACTCATGATCTATATCAAAGCAAATAGTAGAACCCCATTGAGTAGCCCAATGAAGACCGCCATTCCATAACACCCCTCTATCAAAGTAATATTTTTCAGTATAAATATCCAATCTCTTTACACTCTCCCTCCAAAAACCAGTTTCAGACGAATACACAATGAACCGGTACTCACTCTCAAAATGGTCTGTTATCACGCAAACAAGCTTGTACTGGGCAGGATTCAAGGGGTCAAAAGCAATATTAACAACTGAAGTTTGCAACAACCGTTCTTCTACAATCTTTTTGAGCCTAGGAATCAGCCTATACTCATTGGTGGTAGGATTATAAACAACAAATTTTATACTATCATAATTGAAACAAAACTTGATGCATAACAACCCAT
This genomic interval carries:
- the LOC113755093 gene encoding F-box protein At5g07610-like codes for the protein MDPRGGDKGGGGEFRRSSTRISRAPLIKHISNSRKFSIRPSSSSSASAEQIQTSETPEIPPALVSSSSPPLSATLIGCNEDILLQILPYLPPKSLLRFQSVSKQWLSIISNPTFRRLHLWVNPTTATSAFILFRKIKNMAPELNFISSHEDYVNPMGNIVSNLNNLFDNADIVGLHSCNGLLCIKFCFNYDSIKFVVYNPTTNEYRLIPRLKKIVEERLLQTSVVNIAFDPLNPAQYKLVCVITDHFESEYRFIVYSSETGFWRESVKRLDIYTEKYYFDRGVLWNGGLHWATQWGSTICFDIDHECVRSTVPNLPALYDDSSEVCYFGDSGGELYLISVSMPRKTVFNVFSLKMDYSKWDVKHRIDLTLLSIFYPLDVDEELDPNEFGFHILHCVVDKNRGNVMLVLSMHRKIFCYDINDLTVKELANI